Proteins encoded in a region of the Planctomycetaceae bacterium genome:
- a CDS encoding glycerophosphodiester phosphodiesterase family protein, whose protein sequence is MFARLCFVVLAVCFPAGLMKTSATEPPYVVAHRGLLLHAPENTLGNFQACLELRLGFEFDIKRTRDGHLICIHDDTVDRTTNGTGKVVDLTLEEIRQMDAGRWFDPRFAGEKVPTVDEVLRLIAQYRQHDVLIAVDIKDGGEQEVVRMAETHQVLHRLLFIGKTISEPAIRDRIKQVSTAAQTAAVANTAEEFPQALASANADWVYFRYLPPEEQMKALRSGGKRAFIAGATVSGQVPENWGHAVQAGIHGILTDYPLELFPALRKFDASLNDHTSRNLER, encoded by the coding sequence ATGTTTGCAAGACTCTGTTTCGTCGTCCTGGCTGTTTGCTTCCCCGCCGGTTTGATGAAGACCAGTGCCACCGAGCCACCTTATGTTGTCGCTCACCGGGGATTGCTGCTTCATGCCCCCGAAAACACACTCGGTAACTTCCAGGCCTGCCTCGAACTGCGGCTGGGGTTTGAATTTGATATCAAGAGAACACGTGACGGGCATTTGATCTGTATTCACGACGACACCGTCGATCGCACAACCAATGGAACGGGTAAAGTCGTTGACTTAACTCTTGAAGAAATTCGTCAAATGGACGCCGGTCGGTGGTTTGATCCCAGATTTGCTGGTGAAAAGGTGCCAACAGTCGATGAAGTACTGCGACTGATTGCTCAATATCGACAACATGATGTGCTGATTGCTGTGGATATCAAAGACGGTGGTGAGCAGGAGGTTGTGCGAATGGCTGAAACACATCAGGTGCTGCATCGCTTGCTGTTTATCGGTAAAACGATTTCTGAGCCAGCGATAAGAGACCGCATCAAACAAGTTTCAACGGCCGCACAGACGGCCGCGGTCGCAAACACTGCAGAAGAATTTCCACAGGCTCTCGCGTCTGCAAATGCAGACTGGGTCTATTTTCGTTATCTGCCCCCGGAAGAACAAATGAAGGCCCTTCGGAGTGGGGGCAAACGAGCTTTCATTGCCGGAGCGACGGTCAGTGGCCAAGTCCCGGAGAACTGGGGACATGCTGTTCAGGCTGGTATCCATGGCATTCTGACGGATTACCCGCTTGAACTTTTTCCTGCGCTGAGAAAGTTCGATGCCTCGTTGAATGACCACACAAGTCGAAACCTGGAACGTTAG
- the ppk2 gene encoding polyphosphate kinase 2 codes for MANQTFGDMRKLDDDTTPREVVAGDTVPSKSKSGIEKYTVASAISAAQEAKINAVRDIVAEIPPHDPETIAKVLHAIMDGTSADDANVIRNALLGREPAVSSEKISPDDVLSENWRQGGYPYKNLMSRKSYEKQKYKLQVELLKLQAWVKKTGARIVILFEGRDAAGKGGTIKRFMEHLNPRGARVVALEKPTEAESGQWYFQRYVEHLPTRGEIILFDRSWYNRAGVERVMGFCSDDDYDEFMRQVPEFERNLVRSGIVLMKFWFSVSRDEQRRRFRERERHPLKQWKLSPVDLASLDKWDEYTKAKEAMFHHTDTVDSPWTVVKSDCKKRARLNALRHVLHNINFDGRDLAAIGPTDPLLVGRPQVQYADQD; via the coding sequence ATGGCAAATCAAACATTTGGCGACATGCGGAAGCTTGATGATGACACAACACCCCGCGAAGTGGTTGCCGGCGATACGGTGCCCTCAAAGTCGAAGTCGGGAATTGAGAAGTACACAGTCGCCAGCGCCATCAGTGCGGCTCAGGAGGCCAAGATCAACGCGGTAAGGGATATCGTGGCCGAAATCCCGCCGCATGATCCCGAAACCATTGCCAAAGTTCTGCATGCGATTATGGATGGAACATCTGCCGACGATGCAAACGTAATCCGCAACGCACTCCTCGGCCGCGAACCAGCAGTCAGTTCTGAAAAAATATCTCCCGATGATGTCCTGTCAGAAAACTGGCGACAGGGTGGGTATCCGTACAAGAATCTGATGTCCAGAAAGTCTTATGAAAAGCAAAAATACAAACTGCAGGTCGAACTCCTGAAGCTGCAGGCCTGGGTTAAAAAAACAGGAGCGAGAATCGTAATCCTGTTTGAAGGCCGTGATGCGGCAGGTAAAGGAGGCACAATCAAGCGATTCATGGAACACCTCAATCCCCGCGGTGCTCGAGTCGTCGCACTTGAAAAGCCAACGGAGGCAGAATCCGGGCAATGGTACTTTCAGCGATACGTGGAACATCTGCCAACGCGTGGCGAGATCATTCTGTTCGATCGTTCGTGGTACAATCGGGCTGGTGTCGAACGAGTGATGGGGTTTTGTTCGGATGATGATTACGACGAATTCATGAGGCAGGTCCCGGAGTTCGAACGCAACCTGGTGCGAAGCGGAATTGTCTTGATGAAGTTCTGGTTCTCCGTCAGCCGTGATGAACAGCGAAGACGCTTCAGGGAACGCGAACGACACCCGCTCAAGCAATGGAAGCTTTCGCCGGTCGACCTTGCGTCGCTTGATAAATGGGACGAATACACAAAAGCCAAAGAGGCGATGTTTCATCACACCGATACTGTGGATTCGCCGTGGACTGTCGTTAAGTCTGACTGCAAGAAAAGAGCCCGACTGAACGCATTGCGACATGTACTTCACAACATAAATTTTGACGGTCGGGACCTTGCCGCCATCGGACCGACTGATCCTTTACTGGTCGGCAGGCCGCAGGTGCAATATGCCGATCAGGATTGA